One Deltaproteobacteria bacterium genomic region harbors:
- the traF gene encoding conjugal transfer protein TraF — MSIASLVLIVVFSPAVFAEDKLQYFESKIDFWGDKKTDTSSPSAVERPKEKEDGKFPWKAYLDPKNKEFFKEGDYTPPEPFMEVARNPTDENIKQWFELMQKKNELQTRLQARMQEYLVKNNSLKSPTESLVEKPSAPVKKGPEARLDPSRFKVRMYFESTCPHCRRMFGVLKSLQDEGFEVEALQIDSGPVAMDEKVVPIGKAQTSEIKKHGINGVPFLLIADLKRKALLPAIQGYHGLQEVKALLKEASR; from the coding sequence ATGTCCATAGCTAGTTTGGTTTTGATAGTCGTCTTTTCACCAGCGGTCTTTGCAGAAGATAAGCTTCAGTATTTCGAATCCAAGATTGATTTCTGGGGAGATAAGAAAACTGACACATCTTCTCCGTCCGCAGTCGAACGACCAAAAGAAAAAGAAGATGGTAAGTTTCCTTGGAAGGCTTACCTCGATCCAAAAAATAAAGAATTTTTCAAGGAAGGCGATTACACGCCACCTGAACCGTTTATGGAGGTTGCGAGAAATCCCACTGATGAAAATATCAAACAGTGGTTTGAGTTGATGCAAAAAAAGAATGAGCTTCAAACACGGCTTCAGGCACGAATGCAAGAATACTTGGTAAAGAACAACTCTCTAAAATCCCCGACAGAGAGTTTAGTCGAAAAGCCCTCGGCTCCTGTAAAAAAGGGACCGGAGGCTAGACTTGATCCATCAAGGTTCAAAGTCAGAATGTATTTTGAGTCCACATGCCCACACTGCCGAAGGATGTTTGGGGTCCTTAAAAGCCTTCAAGACGAGGGCTTTGAGGTAGAAGCACTACAGATAGATAGCGGACCTGTGGCAATGGACGAAAAAGTTGTCCCGATTGGAAAGGCGCAAACGTCAGAAATAAAAAAACATGGAATCAACGGCGTGCCATTTTTATTGATCGCGGATCTGAAACGCAAAGCACTGCTGCCTGCGATTCAGGGATACCATGGTCTTCAAGAAGTGAAAGCACTTTTGAAGGAAGCAAGTCGATAG
- a CDS encoding TraB/VirB10 family protein, whose translation MQMNEAILRVKEIDWKKHEKRIKDLIQKNPILVGLSVVALLLLVNLIGIGSSNDNHVVERGAPVTFQNGRILNDRESTFYYGKERLLSQKAQSMLEGQAKLEARLQELEKKLQEANTQNAKVPASVDGTPLVGQTSQSLGVAPAPSTESANAEAALQLYGTTENPQGSSVAPVRLRSKGSLIKGPDLIAFPVKAETKTEGVMLPAGSYVKAKVLTGVDVPEGKTYPVLMVLDFSYVAPNDHKIDLSGCFMIAKAEGDLSTERVQMQATKMSCVSKKGKMFERDVNGFVADDKDGSFAMKGQVNSKQGRVAAMAFLAGVVDGVGRAVQAAQTTQSTNPLGGGSSMMTGDAGKYAMAGGASNAAGMVAQWYLQQAQNLAPTVAIGSGRDVWIVIKDKVSLPEEFFKKERKNGDEGIYSYFTRVLE comes from the coding sequence ATGCAGATGAATGAAGCCATCTTGCGTGTAAAAGAAATCGACTGGAAGAAGCACGAAAAGAGGATCAAAGATCTAATTCAGAAGAATCCTATTCTTGTCGGACTATCCGTCGTGGCCCTACTTCTGCTGGTGAACCTGATTGGAATCGGAAGTAGTAATGATAATCACGTTGTTGAGCGCGGAGCCCCTGTAACCTTTCAAAATGGCCGCATTTTAAATGATCGTGAAAGCACATTCTACTATGGGAAAGAGCGCCTGCTTTCGCAAAAAGCTCAATCCATGCTGGAAGGTCAAGCGAAGCTAGAGGCACGACTTCAAGAGCTTGAAAAAAAGCTTCAAGAGGCGAATACGCAGAATGCAAAAGTACCTGCATCTGTAGATGGAACTCCTCTTGTTGGTCAAACCTCACAGTCGCTTGGCGTTGCGCCCGCTCCTTCTACTGAGTCTGCAAATGCTGAAGCAGCACTTCAGTTGTATGGAACGACTGAAAATCCTCAAGGATCAAGTGTCGCCCCAGTCCGACTTCGCTCGAAGGGATCACTTATTAAGGGGCCTGATCTGATCGCCTTTCCGGTAAAAGCAGAAACAAAGACGGAAGGCGTGATGTTGCCCGCGGGAAGCTATGTGAAGGCCAAGGTTCTAACGGGAGTAGATGTTCCAGAGGGCAAAACGTATCCTGTCTTGATGGTCCTTGATTTTTCCTATGTGGCACCAAATGACCACAAGATCGACCTTTCCGGATGCTTCATGATCGCTAAAGCTGAAGGTGATCTTTCAACTGAGCGAGTTCAAATGCAGGCAACGAAAATGAGCTGCGTTTCAAAGAAAGGAAAAATGTTTGAGCGCGATGTAAATGGTTTCGTTGCCGATGACAAAGACGGATCATTTGCCATGAAAGGGCAAGTGAACTCAAAGCAAGGGCGAGTCGCAGCAATGGCGTTCTTAGCAGGCGTTGTGGACGGAGTTGGAAGAGCCGTACAAGCCGCACAAACTACCCAAAGCACGAATCCTCTGGGTGGCGGTTCTTCGATGATGACTGGAGACGCTGGAAAATACGCAATGGCAGGAGGAGCGTCGAACGCGGCTGGCATGGTTGCTCAGTGGTACTTGCAGCAAGCACAGAATCTCGCACCGACCGTTGCTATTGGATCAGGGCGTGATGTCTGGATTGTCATCAAAGATAAAGTGAGCCTGCCAGAAGAGTTTTTCAAAAAAGAAAGGAAGAATGGAGATGAAGGCATTTACTCTTATTTCACTCGTGTTCTTGAGTAG
- a CDS encoding TraC family protein → MLGLEKSTNEIIESTLANRAKFVHALFERPDSFAKILPYEEYLHEARMFVLKDGSLGAVFELGLVEHEPMEAPRIVETVEGLKSWFSLPEKCTLQILFDQSHIPARDPIWKFEASGFKSPHPISKAIYEARLETLKGFCEGRHPLSPMRRRAFLSIRYFPDKENQKSILRLMERGEGLLFNTMNEMTMEVSEFSQTLAQFVDSSKVPLSRVDGAGLVEVLRRFFNPKEYLERDFAPFNPHISISEQIVYAGPTGSLEGLEREGLKTRTITLKTSPRRVTPGGTANFLALNFPFRLSLNFSFPKATKIKGYFDTKEFFLQNSPSARARRQQQELREIQERLAHDERCLFMTFCVVIEGETEEILNQRTRAITSVFHNDLECEVIKEEMIGFGLCLNSLPLFYSPAADHSSQRFIRIMNKDAAKLLPIFDSYRGMENPMQLYLSRENNLVRLSWAANPISNHTAILGDTGSGKSKYALDAVQALKLRNPEPLCFVIDKRASCEALCREFDGDLSVFDANREMPFSSFRGAFDDVKVQFLTKLILTAVKLTSQSFEVESHHMAVVSRALKEAYLRRARERGIVYREGQLIEADSNIEVSVSMDDVIASMSALTSESEFETLKDQIDELITRLMPFFGDGNYAPFFRGRAKSQKSSSRKLLYAYDLEALDSDETLKVLMSMCVIQEIITTMARPENLKRGGVLYIEELGCLGRDNPIVGDFVIEAAERMRKMGFFLIGVAPSPRVFFETEAGKAVWGGADNFFFLKMSPDNVRYLKEHSSLLGPAPLEIIGSLETRINEYAEVFYTNKTGTHQGAFRYVQSHLDRSSSVNSEGEKEKARAEVSA, encoded by the coding sequence ATGCTTGGATTAGAAAAATCAACTAACGAAATAATTGAATCAACACTGGCAAATCGTGCGAAGTTTGTTCATGCACTTTTTGAGCGCCCTGATTCATTTGCTAAGATTCTTCCGTATGAAGAATATCTCCATGAAGCGCGAATGTTTGTGCTCAAGGACGGGTCTCTTGGAGCCGTGTTTGAGCTAGGGCTTGTAGAGCATGAGCCGATGGAGGCTCCTCGGATTGTTGAGACAGTTGAAGGTTTAAAATCTTGGTTTTCTCTACCTGAGAAATGTACGCTTCAAATTCTCTTCGATCAAAGCCACATTCCAGCGCGCGATCCAATTTGGAAATTTGAAGCGAGCGGCTTCAAATCCCCTCACCCAATTTCAAAAGCAATCTACGAAGCAAGACTAGAGACGCTTAAAGGTTTCTGTGAAGGGCGTCATCCCCTTTCACCTATGAGAAGGCGCGCCTTCTTGTCGATTCGCTACTTTCCTGACAAAGAAAATCAGAAGTCCATTCTTCGCCTTATGGAGCGAGGCGAAGGGCTTCTATTTAACACTATGAACGAAATGACAATGGAGGTGTCTGAATTTTCCCAGACTCTCGCGCAATTTGTAGATAGCTCCAAAGTTCCTCTCAGTAGAGTGGATGGAGCAGGTCTTGTTGAAGTGCTTCGACGGTTCTTTAATCCCAAAGAATACCTAGAGCGAGATTTTGCTCCTTTCAATCCCCATATCTCTATTTCAGAGCAAATCGTTTATGCAGGACCAACTGGAAGCCTTGAGGGGCTTGAGCGAGAGGGACTTAAAACCCGCACGATCACTCTTAAGACAAGTCCAAGGCGTGTGACCCCTGGTGGAACGGCGAATTTCCTTGCGCTCAATTTTCCATTTAGGCTTTCGCTAAATTTCAGTTTTCCGAAGGCAACAAAGATTAAAGGCTACTTCGATACGAAGGAGTTTTTTCTTCAAAATAGTCCAAGCGCCAGGGCTCGCCGCCAACAGCAAGAACTTCGTGAAATTCAAGAGCGTCTTGCACATGACGAACGATGTCTCTTCATGACTTTTTGCGTGGTGATTGAGGGCGAGACCGAAGAGATTCTTAATCAGCGCACACGAGCGATTACCAGTGTTTTTCACAATGATCTTGAGTGCGAAGTCATCAAGGAAGAAATGATCGGATTTGGGTTGTGTCTCAATTCCCTACCGCTCTTTTACTCTCCAGCGGCAGACCATTCTAGTCAGCGGTTCATTCGCATAATGAATAAGGATGCAGCTAAACTTCTTCCTATTTTTGATTCCTATCGCGGCATGGAAAACCCGATGCAGCTCTATCTATCAAGAGAAAACAATCTCGTGAGACTTTCGTGGGCCGCGAATCCGATCTCAAATCACACGGCAATCCTTGGCGACACAGGCTCTGGCAAAAGCAAATACGCCTTGGACGCTGTTCAGGCGCTCAAGCTTAGAAATCCAGAGCCGCTCTGTTTTGTAATCGACAAACGAGCAAGCTGTGAAGCGCTCTGCCGTGAGTTCGATGGAGATTTAAGCGTCTTTGATGCAAACCGCGAGATGCCGTTTTCATCGTTTCGTGGAGCTTTTGACGATGTAAAGGTGCAGTTTCTCACAAAACTGATTCTGACTGCCGTGAAGCTCACTAGCCAATCTTTTGAAGTTGAGAGCCATCATATGGCAGTGGTGTCTCGCGCGCTGAAAGAAGCCTACCTCAGACGCGCAAGAGAGCGCGGCATTGTTTACCGCGAAGGACAGCTCATTGAGGCTGATTCCAATATCGAAGTCTCTGTTTCAATGGACGACGTCATTGCTTCGATGTCGGCGCTCACTTCTGAGAGTGAATTTGAAACTCTCAAAGATCAAATTGATGAGCTGATTACAAGGCTCATGCCTTTTTTTGGCGATGGAAACTATGCACCTTTTTTTCGAGGACGAGCAAAGTCACAAAAATCTTCTTCGCGAAAGTTGCTCTATGCCTATGACTTGGAGGCTTTGGATTCTGACGAAACACTCAAAGTGCTCATGAGCATGTGCGTGATTCAAGAAATCATAACGACCATGGCGCGCCCTGAGAATTTAAAACGTGGAGGAGTTCTCTACATTGAGGAACTCGGATGCTTAGGAAGAGATAATCCAATTGTTGGTGATTTCGTGATTGAGGCCGCTGAACGCATGAGAAAGATGGGATTTTTCCTGATCGGTGTGGCTCCCAGTCCCAGAGTGTTCTTTGAGACTGAAGCTGGCAAGGCCGTATGGGGCGGAGCTGATAATTTCTTTTTCTTAAAAATGAGCCCCGATAACGTGCGCTACCTCAAAGAGCACTCCTCTCTGTTAGGCCCGGCACCGCTTGAAATTATAGGAAGCCTTGAAACCCGAATTAACGAATATGCCGAGGTCTTTTACACGAATAAGACAGGCACTCATCAGGGAGCGTTTCGCTACGTTCAATCTCATCTTGATCGAAGTTCTTCAGTGAACAGCGAGGGCGAAAAGGAAAAAGCTCGCGCAGAGGTTTCTGCATGA
- a CDS encoding type-F conjugative transfer system secretin TraK — MIAKSDTFDSDLASLKELFKTLSFKLATGLYLIGVMVLFMMLVSRADAKTVGYGSQVEQIRVKYGGPTIFRFPKAVQTITGASRFQIVPANDREPNYTDLSVTPRFTNGVNEVTFFLMDKSVVRTKIIVSPNDPAADGLYDFRSRDDLNSGDSENAPVISEAELLKAMVRDDAVVTGYKIHRVSQSVSSKNSNARVELIRIYRGNPFNGYVFKVTNTSWKKLVEVDVRHISVGEPNLAILSQSDEASLNPKGKGTSETLVRVVTKNTASSSDVILAMESEDPKADSKKGE, encoded by the coding sequence ATGATCGCTAAGTCAGACACTTTTGATTCGGACCTCGCGTCCCTAAAAGAATTGTTCAAAACATTATCGTTCAAACTAGCGACGGGCCTTTACCTCATTGGCGTCATGGTTCTGTTTATGATGCTTGTGAGTCGCGCCGATGCCAAGACTGTTGGCTACGGTTCGCAAGTTGAGCAAATTCGGGTGAAGTATGGGGGGCCTACGATTTTTCGTTTTCCCAAAGCTGTTCAAACGATTACGGGCGCAAGCCGTTTTCAAATTGTTCCAGCAAATGATCGAGAGCCGAACTACACGGATTTGTCAGTCACTCCCAGATTCACCAATGGAGTCAATGAAGTGACTTTCTTTTTGATGGATAAATCTGTTGTGAGAACAAAAATCATCGTCAGTCCAAATGATCCTGCGGCTGATGGGCTTTATGATTTTAGATCGCGTGACGATTTAAATTCAGGAGATAGTGAAAACGCTCCTGTTATTTCTGAAGCGGAGCTGCTTAAGGCCATGGTACGAGATGATGCCGTTGTAACAGGCTATAAAATCCACAGGGTTTCTCAAAGCGTGAGTTCTAAAAACTCAAATGCACGAGTGGAACTCATTCGCATTTATCGGGGAAATCCCTTTAACGGGTATGTTTTCAAAGTCACGAATACAAGTTGGAAAAAGCTTGTGGAGGTCGACGTAAGACATATCTCCGTGGGTGAGCCCAATCTTGCGATCTTATCACAAAGTGATGAGGCAAGCCTTAATCCGAAAGGCAAAGGCACAAGTGAAACTCTCGTACGTGTGGTGACAAAAAACACGGCATCAAGCAGTGACGTAATTCTCGCTATGGAATCAGAGGACCCAAAAGCTGATTCCAAGAAGGGAGAATAA
- a CDS encoding DUF5348 domain-containing protein → MKLEGKLLRNSCERFEVADFELTSGTAVEIEINKTWLLGVIEYWKDAYYWFSKVEGIAVILRNGINARLPRRS, encoded by the coding sequence ATGAAACTTGAGGGAAAGCTTTTAAGAAATTCTTGCGAACGATTTGAGGTCGCCGACTTTGAACTGACATCAGGAACCGCTGTGGAAATCGAGATCAACAAGACATGGCTTCTGGGTGTCATCGAATACTGGAAGGACGCCTACTATTGGTTTTCAAAAGTAGAAGGAATTGCAGTGATCTTAAGAAATGGGATCAACGCAAGACTTCCAAGACGATCTTAG
- a CDS encoding relaxase/mobilization nuclease domain-containing protein → MAIAKLEPVEHLKEYELYTLKDREAELLETGPDTEVGDMTTAIQDTHERVQNKRMQYLAYTMYQSWPEQESGIFPLEKYNQMGRELGEKFAPGHLVWVTTHTDKKNTHNHITICSVHSETGKALALKKADIRRLHEINNGIARENGLSLNLPRVKDPTLNLPDHVRQMFAQGKPHWMIHMVEKIDFARAISTNFDEFKSHLHFLGVGTVIEDKNITYSYGGDEKRKKRGKGLGTFFDKDGLMKAFKENDEKFAKYPGLREQLRSDVRAAFDGKGNPLGTPSDLLLESKSHPRLGDKDYSKFTKVARRDNHRELPAIFDERGGVLHGEMKKALGVSILEYCAQNKIKTSLNQKGETVLHGRDFVLLKEFEWINTKNRTKGNIIDFVGLHERTGFLGAIAKINNNPRLLLLEQVAGASQRGYQSFHIPGPERASAQAGSQMLHKFLKARGIHGDAAKTLLESKSVHVGKDMSVWLMGDKGDSAIEFREEPNGKWKSKRHGNPSGVFLETHTKSKHAVVYRDPFEFALFKAKGGLTGHREANVLVMLGDDGSDQRLDEMLALHEHITHVHLAHMMARDGQARHEQRAQSLTKRFNPFDIQIKELKLSDLGKDRSHGPDIGF, encoded by the coding sequence ATGGCGATAGCCAAGCTTGAACCTGTCGAGCACCTTAAAGAGTACGAATTGTACACTTTGAAGGATAGAGAGGCCGAACTTTTAGAAACAGGACCAGATACGGAGGTGGGAGACATGACCACTGCAATTCAAGACACGCATGAGCGCGTTCAAAATAAAAGAATGCAGTATCTTGCCTACACAATGTATCAAAGTTGGCCTGAGCAAGAGAGCGGAATCTTTCCCCTTGAGAAGTACAATCAGATGGGCCGAGAGCTTGGGGAAAAGTTTGCGCCTGGGCATCTTGTGTGGGTGACAACTCACACAGATAAAAAGAACACACACAATCATATTACGATTTGTTCCGTGCACTCAGAGACTGGAAAAGCACTCGCTTTAAAAAAAGCGGACATTCGTCGTCTCCATGAGATTAACAATGGAATAGCCAGGGAAAATGGACTTTCCCTCAATCTTCCGCGCGTCAAAGATCCGACACTCAATTTACCAGATCACGTTAGACAAATGTTTGCTCAAGGAAAGCCGCATTGGATGATTCACATGGTTGAAAAGATCGACTTTGCACGGGCCATTAGTACGAACTTTGACGAGTTCAAATCGCATCTGCATTTTCTCGGTGTCGGCACTGTGATTGAAGACAAAAATATCACTTACTCATATGGCGGTGATGAGAAGCGAAAAAAACGCGGTAAAGGATTAGGGACATTTTTTGATAAAGATGGGCTGATGAAAGCCTTCAAGGAGAATGATGAGAAATTCGCAAAGTATCCAGGACTGCGAGAGCAATTGCGTTCCGATGTTCGAGCGGCCTTTGACGGAAAAGGAAATCCTTTGGGAACTCCAAGCGATTTACTTCTTGAATCAAAAAGCCATCCAAGACTCGGAGACAAGGATTACAGCAAGTTCACAAAGGTTGCTCGTCGGGATAATCATCGTGAGCTGCCTGCAATTTTTGATGAGCGCGGCGGTGTGCTTCACGGTGAGATGAAAAAAGCCCTGGGTGTGAGCATTTTGGAATACTGTGCGCAGAACAAAATTAAAACCTCATTGAATCAAAAGGGCGAAACTGTTCTACACGGGCGCGATTTTGTTCTGCTTAAAGAATTTGAGTGGATCAATACAAAAAATCGCACCAAGGGTAACATCATTGATTTCGTGGGACTTCACGAGCGAACAGGTTTTCTCGGCGCTATTGCAAAGATCAATAACAACCCAAGGCTTTTGCTCCTTGAGCAAGTGGCTGGCGCATCTCAACGCGGATACCAGTCTTTTCATATTCCAGGACCTGAGCGCGCATCTGCACAGGCGGGCTCTCAGATGTTGCACAAGTTCTTGAAGGCTCGCGGCATCCACGGAGACGCAGCGAAAACTCTTTTAGAAAGTAAAAGTGTGCACGTTGGTAAAGACATGAGCGTTTGGCTCATGGGCGACAAAGGAGATTCTGCAATTGAGTTTCGTGAAGAACCGAATGGCAAATGGAAGTCAAAGCGCCATGGAAATCCTAGCGGAGTTTTCCTAGAAACTCACACCAAATCAAAACATGCGGTCGTCTACCGTGACCCATTTGAGTTCGCACTTTTCAAAGCAAAGGGCGGACTTACTGGTCATAGAGAAGCAAATGTCCTGGTTATGCTTGGTGACGATGGTTCAGATCAAAGACTTGATGAAATGCTGGCCCTGCATGAGCACATCACGCATGTGCATTTAGCACACATGATGGCTCGTGACGGACAAGCGCGGCATGAGCAAAGAGCGCAAAGTTTAACGAAACGATTCAACCCTTTTGATATTCAGATTAAGGAGCTGAAACTCTCGGATCTTGGCAAAGATCGCTCGCATGGTCCTGACATTGGTTTTTAA
- the tadA gene encoding Flp pilus assembly complex ATPase component TadA gives MSSLSIQKEHGITLAKRRTSEDLLMDSGPYAQMLNDLVAAAKVAGASDIHIEPNEVGVSMRLRVDGDLRLYKQIGLQHRESLILEVKRIFGLAIGVSGRPQDGRASLPNKRLDLRVSLLPTHFGEKVVMRLLNLDASFDLEQLGFMDQEHALLQKALRYEDGVVVVSGPTGSGKTRTLYALLKALDPSKLNIVTLEDPIEYRIDGLNQVQVTSKMSFADALRSVLRQDPDVILVGEVRDAETARLCFQAAETGHLVFTTLHANGSLEVIERLRGLKVDELVLKSNLRLSIAQRLEQKICEHCYLEPDPKVVDWYKGQSLGASLVLRFQNTEGCKHCFQGIHGRAPILEWATFECETDEKAARVIQSLKEARIHRAIKGEIDCEEVWHVHS, from the coding sequence GTGAGTTCACTCAGTATTCAAAAAGAACATGGGATTACACTCGCAAAGCGCAGAACGTCTGAAGACCTGTTAATGGACTCGGGTCCCTATGCTCAAATGCTAAATGATCTAGTCGCGGCAGCTAAAGTCGCGGGAGCCAGTGACATTCACATCGAACCGAATGAGGTCGGTGTAAGTATGAGGCTTCGTGTAGACGGAGACTTGAGGCTCTATAAGCAGATTGGTCTCCAGCACCGAGAAAGCTTGATCTTAGAGGTGAAACGAATCTTTGGTCTTGCCATTGGTGTGAGTGGCAGGCCGCAAGATGGAAGAGCTTCCTTGCCTAACAAGCGCTTGGATCTACGGGTGAGTTTACTTCCGACCCATTTCGGCGAAAAAGTTGTGATGAGGCTTTTGAATTTAGATGCGAGTTTCGATCTTGAGCAACTTGGCTTCATGGATCAAGAGCATGCGCTCCTTCAAAAGGCGCTTCGTTATGAAGATGGTGTTGTGGTGGTCTCAGGTCCTACGGGTAGTGGGAAAACGAGAACGCTGTACGCTCTTTTAAAAGCCCTTGATCCAAGCAAACTCAATATTGTGACTCTGGAAGATCCGATTGAATATCGAATCGACGGTCTTAACCAAGTTCAAGTGACCTCGAAAATGAGTTTTGCAGATGCCTTGAGGTCTGTTCTTCGTCAAGACCCTGATGTGATCCTTGTGGGAGAAGTCCGGGATGCAGAAACGGCAAGACTTTGTTTTCAGGCAGCGGAAACCGGACATCTTGTCTTCACCACTCTTCACGCCAATGGATCACTTGAAGTTATTGAGAGGCTTCGTGGTCTAAAGGTTGATGAGCTGGTTTTGAAATCAAATTTGCGACTTTCAATCGCGCAGAGACTTGAGCAAAAAATATGCGAGCACTGTTACCTTGAGCCTGATCCTAAAGTTGTAGATTGGTACAAGGGACAATCACTGGGAGCTTCTCTTGTTTTACGATTCCAAAATACCGAGGGCTGCAAGCATTGCTTTCAAGGCATTCATGGACGAGCACCGATTTTGGAGTGGGCAACTTTCGAATGCGAAACCGATGAGAAAGCAGCAAGGGTCATTCAGTCGCTTAAGGAAGCAAGAATTCATAGGGCAATTAAAGGAGAAATTGATTGCGAAGAGGTGTGGCATGTCCATAGCTAG
- a CDS encoding helix-turn-helix domain-containing protein, which produces MNNEKPIDSIEQNSESIEKFFDNLTWLSTKDAAVYLRKFRKKDGKPSDGAIRTAIWRGLLKARKWGRRLYIKRVELDRLLELSLI; this is translated from the coding sequence ATGAACAACGAAAAACCGATTGATTCCATAGAGCAGAACTCGGAATCAATTGAAAAGTTCTTTGACAATTTGACTTGGTTATCTACGAAAGACGCTGCTGTGTACTTGCGAAAATTTCGCAAGAAAGATGGCAAACCTTCTGATGGAGCAATTCGCACTGCAATTTGGAGAGGCTTACTCAAAGCCCGAAAATGGGGGCGAAGACTCTACATCAAGAGGGTCGAACTGGACCGCCTACTTGAACTCTCACTGATTTGA
- a CDS encoding site-specific integrase, whose product MGVTSYELDGKTYWQAYVNVVSSKNRKIREQKRVPDLASKDEAEKVYKREYQQACIRLARRENEGASWEEVVEKWEHYYTVFPSEKLKADTIRDYVARANNWTKSWLKKPASSLGFADGAEIFQLAKAEGASLNLQYQLKIAIKVIYTWGIEHGHIVGKDKTPVQAIELERKSSTTIPEILTRDQVIALLEKAEAQEHPWYPVWKVDLYTGMRAGELKGLRLEDIDLVSREVALGLDKSTSHQKNYGLIRVHRAWCQKIKDYSDTKGGYWRTVPVSSELYWFLQSYLPNANWGKDKHGTLVFQDFKELRRGMQAKVLRAFCETHKLKSIKFHTLRACFATHLIQAGVPASTVMKIGGWQDLETMQIYIRMAGIEEAGATEKLSFKAKAIEVPRELPKNVVSLFGR is encoded by the coding sequence ATGGGTGTAACCAGTTATGAATTAGATGGAAAAACGTATTGGCAAGCGTATGTGAATGTTGTCTCAAGTAAGAATCGAAAGATTCGAGAGCAAAAGCGTGTACCGGATCTTGCTTCAAAAGATGAAGCTGAAAAGGTATATAAGCGCGAGTACCAACAGGCATGTATCAGACTTGCTAGACGTGAGAACGAAGGCGCATCTTGGGAAGAAGTTGTGGAAAAGTGGGAACACTACTACACCGTCTTCCCGAGTGAAAAACTCAAAGCGGACACGATCCGCGATTATGTGGCAAGGGCGAACAACTGGACAAAGTCATGGCTTAAAAAGCCAGCTTCAAGTTTGGGGTTTGCTGATGGGGCTGAGATCTTCCAGCTTGCGAAAGCTGAAGGAGCAAGCCTCAATCTTCAATACCAGCTTAAGATCGCTATTAAAGTGATCTACACCTGGGGCATTGAACACGGTCACATAGTAGGAAAAGATAAGACTCCGGTTCAGGCGATTGAGCTTGAGCGAAAGAGTTCCACGACGATTCCTGAGATCCTGACAAGGGATCAGGTGATCGCGCTGCTTGAAAAGGCAGAGGCTCAAGAGCATCCTTGGTATCCAGTATGGAAGGTTGATCTTTATACGGGGATGCGCGCAGGAGAACTTAAGGGCTTACGCTTAGAGGACATCGACCTTGTGTCTCGGGAAGTCGCTTTAGGTTTGGATAAGTCCACATCTCACCAAAAAAACTATGGGCTCATCAGGGTTCATCGGGCTTGGTGCCAAAAGATAAAGGATTACTCCGACACGAAGGGCGGTTACTGGCGCACGGTTCCTGTTTCGAGTGAGCTTTACTGGTTCCTGCAAAGTTATTTGCCGAATGCGAACTGGGGTAAAGACAAACACGGAACATTGGTGTTTCAGGACTTTAAGGAACTTCGGCGCGGGATGCAGGCAAAAGTGCTCCGAGCGTTTTGTGAAACTCACAAATTGAAGTCGATTAAGTTTCACACGCTGAGAGCCTGCTTTGCGACTCACTTAATCCAGGCTGGAGTTCCTGCATCGACCGTGATGAAGATCGGCGGCTGGCAGGATCTTGAAACCATGCAAATTTATATTCGCATGGCAGGGATTGAGGAGGCTGGAGCTACGGAAAAGCTTAGCTTTAAAGCAAAAGCAATCGAAGTCCCTAGAGAGCTGCCGAAGAATGTGGTGAGTTTGTTTGGGCGCTAG
- the mobC gene encoding plasmid mobilization relaxosome protein MobC, whose protein sequence is MTELQITTEPKKLPSSHVRFTEKELAIVQKMQKDTGLSIPDLLKKALFRRVDLVRPLLSKEDVDRVMVELRRQGNNINQIAKHINSGVQQGWNQSFNSLVSAYVSIRHMISVNNGDSQA, encoded by the coding sequence ATGACCGAACTTCAAATCACAACTGAACCAAAAAAACTTCCTTCGTCCCACGTTCGCTTCACAGAAAAGGAACTTGCAATCGTTCAAAAGATGCAAAAGGACACTGGCCTTTCCATCCCCGACCTTTTGAAAAAAGCTCTCTTCAGGCGAGTTGATCTCGTGCGCCCCCTTCTTTCCAAAGAGGACGTAGATCGTGTGATGGTTGAGCTACGCCGTCAGGGTAACAACATCAACCAAATTGCAAAGCACATCAACTCAGGTGTGCAGCAGGGATGGAATCAATCTTTCAATAGTCTTGTGAGCGCATACGTTAGCATTCGCCACATGATCTCGGTGAACAATGGCGATAGCCAAGCTTGA